A stretch of the Oncorhynchus clarkii lewisi isolate Uvic-CL-2024 chromosome 9, UVic_Ocla_1.0, whole genome shotgun sequence genome encodes the following:
- the LOC139416872 gene encoding myeloperoxidase-like, with protein sequence MKPFPSLLALGLCLMFIQPALSTQESLGGPFIHSSIEEAKRLVDEAYKYSREKSLERVRGQSTRPSDILRLLKQPARDTRSAVRSADYLENTLRLIHEKVHRTHRLHKRSLNATDLLTPQELDTIARVTGCAARVSKPSCRTTPNVNKYRTATSVCNNLKSPRLGASNTPFTRWLPAQYDDGVSRPKSWDPNRSFNNFVLPLVREVSNRILATNDASVESDREFTHMVTIFGQWNDHDLTFTPSSPSIRAFSNGLDCDESCERSEPCFPIQIPLNDPRLPTGPDSCIPVFRSAPVCGTGKSAFNFGDMANRREQINALNAFLDLGQVYGSEEGLARDLRDLTNDGGLLRINKEFTDNGREFLPFTDVKGNMCATRRRITNDTNAKEVPCFVAGDVRVDENIALTSIHTMFLREHNRLAGALLRLNPHWDGETLYQEARKIMGAYTQVFVFRDYLPHIVGPDTMARQLGRYPGYNETIDPSIANVFATAAYRFAHLAIQPTLSRLDINNKENPMLPSVPLFKAFFTPWRLVFEGGIDPLIRGLVGHPAKLNTQNHMMVDALREKLFQFINHLALDLGSLNMQRGRDHGLPDYNAWRKFCGLSTPSNLGELAVVLNNTDLAFRLLQLYGTPDNIDVWMGGVAEPFVHKGRVGPLFACLIATQFQKIRQGDRLWYENPGVFTSAQRKALKNVSLAQIICDNTGITAVSRDPFLIPEGGNTPIKCNNIQQLNLSAWKESASTADQKQQENSDQDNEI encoded by the exons ATGAAGCCGTTTCCCTCCCTCCTGGCATTGGGTCTGTGCCTGATGTTCATCCAGCCAGCACTGTCCACACAGGAAAGTTTGGGTGGCCCTTTCATTCACAGTTCAATAGAGGAGGCAAAGAGACTCGTAGATGAAGCCTACAAGTACTCCAGAGAAAA GAGTCTGGAGAGAGTGCGTGGACAGTCCACCAGGCCCTCAGATATCCTGCGTCTCCTGAAGCAGCCTGCCAGGGACACGCGCTCTGCTGTTCGGTCTGCAGACTACCTGGAGAACACCTTGAGGCTGATCCATGAGAAAGTCCACCGCACCCACAGGCTGCACAAACGTTCGCTCAACGCAACAG ACCTCCTCACACCACAGGAGCTAGACACCATTGCCCGGGTCACTGGCTGTGCAGCTCGTGTCAGCAAGCCCTCCTGCCGCACCACACCCAACGTTAACAAGTACCGCACAGCCACCAGCGTCTGCAACAACCT GAAGTCTCCTCGTCTGGGAGCCTCAAACACCCCCTTCACTCGTTGGCTGCCTGCTCAGTATGACGATGGGGTCTCTAGACCCAAAAGCTGGGACCCAAATAGGAGCTTCAACAACTTTGTGCTCCCTCTG GTAAGGGAGGTCTCTAACCGTATCCTGGCAACCAATGACGCCAGTGTAGAGAGCGATCGCGAGTTCACACACATGGTCACTATTTTTGGCCAGTGGAACGACCATGACCTGACATTCACGCCCTCCTCCCCCAGCATCCGCGCCTTCAGCAATGGCCTGGACTGTGATGAGAGCTGTGAACGCTCCGAACCCTGTTTCCCCATCCAG ATTCCTCTCAATGACCCACGCTTGCCCACTGGCCCAGACAGCTGCATCCCGGTCTTCCGATCAGCGCCTGTGTGCGGCACAGGAAAGTCTGCTTTCAATTTTGGTGACATGGCCAACAGGAGGGAGCAGATCAATGCCCTAAATGCCTTCCTGGACTTGGGGCAGGTGTACGGCTCTGAGGAGGGGTTGGCGCGTGACCTACGTGACCTCACCAACGATGGAGGCCTGCTACGTATCAACAAAGAGTTCACAGACAACGGACGTGAGTTTCTTCCCTTCACTGACGTGAAGGGGAACATGTGTGCCACCCGCAGGAGAATCACCAACGACACCAATGCCAAGGAGGTGCCCTGCTTCGTTGCAG GTGATGTTCGTGTGGATGAGAACATAGCTTTGACATCCATTCACACAATGTTCTTGCGTGAGCACAACCGTCTGGCCGGTGCCCTGCTTCGTCTCAACCCACATTGGGACGGTGAGACACTCTATCAGGAGGCTCGCAAGATCATGGGCGCCTACACCCAG gtgtTTGTGTTCAGGGACTACCTGCCGCACATCGTGGGCCCAGACACCATGGCCCGGCAGCTCGGCCGTTACCCTGGCTACAACGAGACGATTGATCCCAGCATTGCCAACGTGTTTGCGACAGCAGCGTACCGCTTTGCCCATCTGGCCATCCAGCCCACGCTGTCCCGCCTGGACATCAACAACAAGGAGAATCCCATGTTGCCCAGCGTGCCCCTTTTCAAGGCCTTCTTCACCCCCTGGAGGCTGGTGTTTGAGG GTGGTATCGACCCTCTTATCCGTGGTCTGGTGGGTCACCCTGCTAAGCTGAACACCCAGAACCACATGATGGTGGATGCTCTGAGGGAGAAACTCTTCCAGTTCATAAACCATCTGGCTCTGGACCTGGGCTCCCTCAACATGCAGCGTGGACGCGACCATGGCCTGCCTG ATTACAACGCTTGGCGTAAATTCTGTGGGCTCTCAACACCTAGTAACCTGGGCGAGCTGGCCGTGGTTCTGAACAACACAGACCTGGCCTTCAGACTGCTGCAGCTCTACGGCACCCCAGATAACATTGACGTGTGGATGGGGGGCGTGGCTGAACCCTTCGTACACAAGGGCCGCGTCGGGCCTCTCTTTGCCTGCCTCATCGCCACCCAGTTCCAGAAGATCCGCCAGGGAgacag GCTATGGTATGAAAACCCAGGCGTCTTCACCTCGgcacagaggaaggccctgaaaaatGTATCTCTGGCTCAGATCATCTGTGACAACACTGGCATTACAGCCGTGTCACGTGACCCCTTCCTCatccctgaaggagggaacacACCCATTAAGTGCAACAACATCCAGCAATTAAACCTTAGTGCCTGGAAGGAGAGCGCTTCTACGGCCGATCAGAAGCAGCAGGAGAATTCGGACCAGGACAACGAG aTCTGA